The following are from one region of the Oncorhynchus tshawytscha isolate Ot180627B linkage group LG24, Otsh_v2.0, whole genome shotgun sequence genome:
- the gpatch11 gene encoding G patch domain-containing protein 11: MAEDEDDYMSDAFLSQIPDVKPGIPMVKRVKEALRKEVLHKEKNVKNRQKTIKELEQESREMAQHSTISNQNKGFALLQKMGYKAGQGLGKQGAGRVEPIPLNIKTDRGGIGMEGVKKRKAEEELEHYRQKARAKQQNEKQSLEDFRVRMRTEREEQKIEGDLRRSQKACEQLDSQKGVPVPREDWYWPKLVVEEEEEEEDKVVEDEEEEEDKVVEEDELTSLDKLQILTSYLRGVHFYCIWCGTAYNDEEDLCSNCPGDAAVDHDD; this comes from the exons ATGGCTGAAGACGAAGATGATTATATGTCTGATGCCTTTCTCAGTCAAAT ACCAGATGTGAAACCCGGTATCCCGATGGTGAAGCGTGTGAAGGAGGCCCTGAGGAAAGAGGTGCTTCACAAGGAGAAGAACGTTAAGAATCGCCAGAAGACTATTAAAGAGTTGGAGcaggagagtagagagatggCACAGCATAGCACCATTAGCAACCAGAACAAGGGCTTTGCTCTGCTGCAGAAGATGGGCTACAAAGCTGGACAAGGCCTGGGAAAGCAGG GGGCGGGAAGAGTCGAACCTATTCCATTAAATATCAAAACAG ACAGAGGGGGCAtcgggatggagggagtgaagaAGAGGAAAGCGGAGGAGGAACTTGAACATTACCGTCAGAAAGCCCGGGCCAAACAACAGAATGAGAAACAGTCCCTGGAGGACTTCAG agtgaggatgaggacagagagggaagagcaaAAGATTGAGGGGGACCTCAGGAGGAGTCAGAAAGCCTGTGAGCAGCTGGACAGTCAgaag GGTGTCCCGGTGCCCAGGGAAGACTGGTACTGGCCTAAACTggttgttgaggaggaggaggaggaggaagacaaggtggttgaggatgaggaggaagaggaagacaaggtggtggaggaggatgagTTAACT TCACTGGACAAGCTACAAATTCTGACATCATATTTAAGAGGGGTCCATTTTTACTGCATTTGGTGTGGCACCGCTTACAATG ATGAGGAGGATCTGTGCTCTAATTGCCCTGGAGACGCAGCTGTAGACCACGATGACTGA